A section of the Corvus hawaiiensis isolate bCorHaw1 chromosome 14, bCorHaw1.pri.cur, whole genome shotgun sequence genome encodes:
- the SLITRK4 gene encoding SLIT and NTRK-like protein 4, whose protein sequence is MILWLFLVLSSPVSSTTADADISVEICNVCSCVSVENVLYVNCEKVAVYRPNQLKPPWSNFYHLNFQNNLLIILYPNSFLNFTHAVSLQLGNNKLQNIEGGAFMGLSALKQLHLNNNELKILRADTFLGIENLEYLQADYNLIKFIERGAFNKLHKLKVLILNDNLISFLPDNIFRFASLTHLDIRGNRIQKLPYIGVLEHIGRIVELQLEDNPWNCTCDLLPLKAWLENMPYNIYIGEAICETPSDLYGRLLKETNKQELCSMGTGSDFDVRILPPSQLEPGYSTPNGHTTQTSVHRLVTKPPKTTNPSKISGIVAGKALSNRNLSQIVSYQTRVPPLTPCPVPCVCKTHPSDLGLSVNCQERNIESMAELVPKPLNAKKLHVNGNYIKDVDTTDFAEFEGLDLLHLGSNRISVIKGDVFRNLTNLRRLYLNGNQIERLSPEMFAGLHNLQYLYLEYNVIKEILAGTFDLMPNLQLLYLNNNLLRSLPAYIFAGAPLARLNLRNNHFMYLPVSGVLDQLKSLTQIDLEGNPWDCTCDLVALKLWLEKLNDGIVVKELRCETPVQFANIELKSLKNEILCPKLLNKPSALFTSPMPAVIFTTPPGPVRSPPGGPVPLSILILSILVVLILTVFVAFCLLVFVLRRNKKPTVKHEGIGNQECSSMQLQLRKHDHKSNKKDGLGAEAFIPQTIEQMSKSHTCGLKESETGFTFADPPGQKVILRNMNDKEKDLLHVDTRKRLSTIDELDELFPGRDSNVFIQNFLESKKEYNSIGVSGFEIRYPEKLQDKKNKKSLIGGNHSKIVVEQRKSEYFELKAKLQGSPDYLQVLEEQTALNKI, encoded by the coding sequence ATGATTCTGTGGCTCTTTCTGGTTCTGTCATCTCCAGTTTCTTCTACAACTGCAGATGCTGATATATCTGTGGAAATTTGCAATGTTTGCTCCTGTGTGTCAGTTGAGAATGTCCTCTATGTCAACTGTGAGAAGGTTGCAGTCTACAGACCAAATCAGCTTAAACCACCATGGTCTAATTTTTACCACCTCAACTTTCAAAACAACCTGCTAATTATTCTGTATCCAAATTCCTTTCTTAATTTTACACATGCAGTGTCCTTGCAACTGGGTAATAATAAGTTACAGAACATTGAGGGAGGGGCCTTTATGGGTCTTAGTGCATTAAAGCAGTTGCACTTGAACAACAACGAATTAAAGATTCTCCGGGCTGACACCTTCCTTGGCATAGAGAACTTGGAGTATCTCCAAGCTGACTACAATTTAATCAAGTTTATTGAACGGGGAGCCTTCAATAAGCTTCACAAGCTGAAAGTCCTGATACTTAATGACAATCTGATTTCATTCCTTCCCGATAATATTTTTCGATTTGCTTCTCTAACCCATCTGGATATACGGGGGAATCGAATACAGAAGCTTCCATACATTGGAGTTCTGGAGCACATCGGGCGAATAGTTGAACTGCAGCTGGAAGACAACCCCTGGAATTGTACTTGTGATTTGTTGCCTTTGAAAGCGTGGCTGGAGAACATGCCCTATAACATCTACATTGGAGAGGCTATCTGTGAAACACCCAGTGACTTGTATGGAAGGCTGCTGAAAGAAACCAAtaagcaggagctgtgctccatggggacagggagtgATTTTGACGTGCGCATCCTGCCTCCCTCACAGCTGGAGCCCGGTTACAGCACACCCAACGGCCACACCACTCAAACATCAGTGCACAGATTAGTCACAAAGCCGCCAAAAACTACAAATCCTTCGAAGATCTCGGGGATAGTAGCAGGCAAAGCTCTGTCTAATCGCAATCTCAGTCAGATCGTATCTTACCAGACCAGGGTGCCTCCTCTAACTCCTTGTCCAGTCCCTTGTGTTTGCAAAACTCATCCTTCAGACTTGGGATTAAGTGTAAATTGCCAGGAAAGAAATATAGAATCAATGGCTGAACTAGTACCAAAACCTTTAAATGCCAAGAAACTGCATGTAAATGGCAACTATATTAAGGATGTGGATACTACAGATTTCGCTGAGTTTGAGGGACTGGATTTGCTCCATTTAGGCAGCAATCGGATTTCAGTGATCAAAGGAGATGTTTTCCGCAACCTTACAAATTTACGGAGATTGTATCTCAATGGCAATCAGATAGAGCGTCTGAGCCCAGAAATGTTTGCTGGCCTCCACAACTTGCAGTATCTGTATTTGGAATACAATGTTATCAAAGAAATCCTAGCAGGCACCTTTGACTTAATGCCAAATTTGCAGTTGCTCTACCTGAACAACAATCTTCTGCGAAGCTTGCCAGCGTATATTTTTGCTGGTGCACCACTTGCTAGACTGAATCTGAGGAACAATCACTTCATGTATTTACCTGTAAGTGGTGTTCTTGATCAGCTAAAATCTCTTACACAAATAGATTTGGAAGGTAATCCATGGGACTGCACTTGTGATTTAGTTGCTTTAAAACTGTGGCTTGAAAAGCTAAATGACGGTATTGTGGTGAAGGAATTGAGATGTGAAACACCTGTGCAGTTTGCTAACATAGAACTTAAGTCTCTGAAAAATGAGATTCTCTGCCCTAAACTTTTAAACAAGCCATCTGCTCTGTTCACTAGTCCTATGCCTGCTGTTATTTTTACAACACCACCGGGACCAGTCCGGAGTCCTCCTGGTGGCCCAGTTCCATTGTCCATCCTAATCTTAAGCATATTGGTTGTGCTGATTTTAACagtgtttgttgctttttgtcttcttgtttttgtgCTTCGGCGCAACAAAAAACCAACTGTAAAGCATGAAGGGATTGGAAACCAAGAGTGCAGTTCTATGCAACTGCAGCTAAGAAAGCATGATCACAAGTCAAACAAAAAAGATGGACTGGGTGCAGAGGCCTTCATTCCTCAAACCATTGAGCAGATGAGCAAAAGTCATACCTGTGGCTTGAAAGAGTCTGAAACAGGCTTCACGTTTGCTGACCCACCAGGGCAAAAAGTCATTCTGAGAAATATGAATGACAAGGAGAAAGATTTATTGCATGTGGATACCAGAAAAAGACTTAGCACAATCGATGAACTGGATGAGTTATTCCCTGGAAGGGATTCCAATGTatttattcaaaattttcttgAAAGTAAAAAAGAATACAACAGCATAGGGGTCAGTGGCTTTGAAATACGTTACCCAGAGAAActgcaagacaaaaaaaacaagaaatctCTAATAGGTGGTAATCATAGTAAAATTGTAGTAGAACAAAGGAAAAGTGAATATTTTGAACTAAAAGCTAAACTTCAAGGTTCACCTGACTACCTACAAGTCCTTGAAGAACAAACAGCTTTGAATAAAATATAG